One part of the Nocardioides zeae genome encodes these proteins:
- a CDS encoding SDR family NAD(P)-dependent oxidoreductase, producing MTATLPLPGHPDLRDKVCLVTGASQGIGEATARYLAECGATTVLAARNLAACEDAVEDITAAGGTAVAMQLDVTDDAAVAATVAEVEARYGALHLAFNNAGTQGPAAPLHEQDDATVRQVLEVNLFGVISCLRHEVPAMLRAGGGVIVNTASVGGVIAAPGIAPYCASKHAVVGLSKSAAADYGRRGVRINVLAPGSVRTPILTDWLAEPGALEHMESLTPQGRIAEPEEIAPVVAWMLSDASSFMTGSVVTADGGYTAL from the coding sequence GTGACCGCCACCCTCCCGCTCCCCGGCCACCCCGACCTGCGCGACAAGGTCTGCCTCGTCACCGGGGCCAGCCAGGGCATCGGGGAGGCGACGGCGCGCTACCTCGCGGAGTGCGGCGCCACGACCGTGCTGGCCGCCCGCAACCTGGCCGCCTGCGAGGACGCGGTCGAGGACATCACCGCCGCGGGCGGCACGGCCGTCGCCATGCAGCTGGACGTGACCGACGACGCCGCCGTCGCGGCGACGGTCGCGGAGGTGGAGGCCCGGTACGGCGCACTGCACCTGGCGTTCAACAACGCCGGCACGCAGGGGCCGGCCGCGCCCCTCCACGAGCAGGACGACGCCACCGTGCGCCAGGTGCTGGAGGTGAACCTCTTCGGCGTCATCTCCTGCCTCCGCCACGAGGTGCCGGCCATGCTCCGCGCCGGCGGCGGTGTCATCGTCAACACCGCCTCCGTCGGGGGTGTGATCGCCGCCCCCGGCATCGCGCCCTACTGCGCCAGCAAGCACGCCGTGGTCGGCCTCTCCAAGTCGGCCGCCGCCGACTACGGCCGGCGGGGAGTGCGCATCAACGTGCTCGCCCCCGGCTCGGTGCGCACCCCGATCCTCACCGACTGGCTCGCCGAGCCGGGAGCGCTCGAGCACATGGAGTCCCTGACCCCGCAGGGCCGCATCGCCGAGCCCGAGGAGATCGCCCCGGTGGTGGCGTGGATGCTGTCCGACGCGTCGTCGTTCATGACCGGCTCGGTGGTGACGGCGGACGGCGGGTACACCGCCCTCTGA
- a CDS encoding tryptophan synthase subunit alpha, with amino-acid sequence MRTLANGLGTVVRSRAGRLLVCYLPHGDPATPDATARLYADHGVDVLEVGVAGGHALLDGPVVSASMERATAAGCTGTAAAERLAADLGDVDDSAAVWMSYQEEPGAAYLDVVASSGAGGVLLPDADQLALVDTAAAAGLAGVPFLSHAPTEAEVAAARRAEGYVMLAAADGVTGHRDHVAPGNAATIARLREQGVTAPVLLGFGLSTGDHVRAALAMGADGVIVGSACVRAAEAGRGALVSLLSSLRTAVDGA; translated from the coding sequence GTGAGGACCCTCGCGAACGGGCTCGGCACGGTGGTCCGGAGCCGTGCCGGGCGGCTCCTGGTGTGCTACCTCCCCCACGGCGACCCCGCCACCCCCGACGCCACGGCACGTCTCTACGCCGACCACGGCGTCGACGTGCTCGAGGTCGGCGTGGCGGGTGGCCACGCCCTGCTCGACGGCCCGGTCGTCAGCGCGTCGATGGAGCGCGCGACGGCCGCCGGGTGCACCGGGACCGCCGCCGCCGAACGCCTCGCCGCCGACCTGGGCGACGTGGACGACAGCGCGGCCGTGTGGATGAGCTACCAGGAGGAGCCGGGCGCGGCGTACCTCGACGTCGTCGCCTCCTCGGGGGCCGGGGGCGTCCTCCTGCCCGACGCCGACCAGCTCGCCCTGGTCGACACGGCCGCGGCGGCCGGCCTGGCGGGCGTCCCGTTCCTGTCGCACGCGCCCACGGAGGCCGAGGTCGCGGCGGCGCGGCGAGCGGAGGGGTACGTCATGCTGGCCGCGGCCGACGGGGTGACCGGGCACCGCGACCACGTGGCTCCCGGCAACGCGGCGACGATCGCCCGCCTGCGGGAGCAGGGCGTCACGGCGCCCGTCCTCCTCGGCTTCGGCCTCTCGACCGGTGACCACGTGCGGGCCGCGCTCGCCATGGGCGCCGACGGGGTCATCGTCGGCTCGGCCTGCGTGCGCGCCGCCGAGGCCGGGCGGGGAGCGCTCGTCTCCCTGCTGTCCTCGCTGCGGACGGCGGTGGACGGTGCCTGA
- a CDS encoding pirin family protein, producing MSNTETRPDEVECRAGDAAGGGVEILEPRDVPLGGPRAMLVRRTLPQRERSLIGAWCFVDHYGPDLVAESGGMKVAPHPHTGLQTVSWLFTGEIEHRDSVGSHAMVRPGEVNLMTAGHGISHSEVSTPDTTELHGAQLWVALPEAHRDTAPAFEHHAPPTVHAPGVEARVFLGSLLGSTSPVATFTPLLGAELVLAPGARVTLDVDPAFEHGVLVDLGDVTVEGVAAARADLAYVAPEHATLTLVAGGEGSRVLLLGGPPFGEAIVMWWNFVGRTHEEVVAYREAWQAQVTAGTDTVVGDSQDVADGRFGIVVGDHLPPIPAPVLPNARLRERR from the coding sequence ATGAGCAACACGGAGACGCGTCCGGACGAGGTCGAGTGCCGGGCGGGCGACGCTGCGGGTGGTGGCGTGGAGATCCTCGAGCCGCGTGACGTGCCGCTGGGCGGCCCCCGCGCGATGCTGGTGCGGCGCACGCTTCCGCAGCGGGAGCGCTCGCTGATCGGGGCGTGGTGCTTCGTGGACCACTACGGGCCCGACCTCGTCGCGGAGTCCGGCGGCATGAAGGTGGCGCCCCACCCGCACACGGGGCTGCAGACCGTCTCGTGGCTGTTCACCGGCGAGATCGAGCACCGCGACTCGGTGGGCTCCCACGCGATGGTGCGGCCCGGCGAGGTCAACCTGATGACGGCGGGCCACGGCATCAGCCACTCCGAGGTGTCGACACCGGACACGACGGAGCTGCACGGGGCGCAGCTGTGGGTCGCGCTGCCCGAGGCGCACCGCGACACGGCGCCCGCCTTCGAGCACCACGCGCCGCCGACGGTGCACGCCCCCGGCGTGGAGGCGCGCGTCTTCCTCGGCAGCCTGCTCGGCTCGACGTCGCCCGTGGCGACCTTCACCCCGCTGCTGGGGGCCGAGCTGGTGCTCGCGCCGGGTGCCAGGGTGACGCTGGACGTCGACCCGGCCTTCGAGCACGGGGTGCTCGTCGACCTCGGCGACGTGACGGTGGAGGGGGTGGCGGCGGCGCGCGCCGACCTGGCGTACGTCGCGCCCGAGCACGCCACGCTGACGCTCGTCGCCGGCGGGGAGGGCTCCCGGGTGCTGCTCCTCGGCGGCCCGCCCTTCGGCGAGGCCATCGTCATGTGGTGGAACTTCGTGGGACGCACCCACGAGGAGGTCGTCGCCTACCGCGAGGCGTGGCAGGCGCAGGTCACGGCGGGGACGGACACCGTGGTGGGCGACTCCCAGGACGTCGCCGACGGTCGCTTCGGGATCGTGGTCGGTGACCACCTCCCGCCGATCCCCGCCCCCGTGCTCCCCAACGCGCGGCTGCGCGAGCGGCGGTGA
- a CDS encoding helix-turn-helix domain-containing protein, giving the protein MVPLQEVLRLPSFLAAAPEVRCGDVAAAQVRWVHSSEVYEMGGLLGGGELLLTTGLGLHGRSDAQLAAYVDELVAAGCVALGLELGRSLLDVPAPLERRAAERGLVLLVLGAGTVVPFERHVEDFHELVVRRRTAPGGGETVARRFVDLVVRAAGLPALLDEVARAAGCQVELHDLAGRLVERSRIRTVAAPDATTTAPVAGARGVRAVLVLRAEEDGLRRRTADEAAVAVALELGRHADVGGHASVEQALVTDLHAGGLVSTAEVLARLRHAGLRVAPGDPLATLALDAGPAVAPTDLLAALQTCAEGVALVSGVLGTHVVGVVRLAPGGDTSVLRRRLEDLAARLSGHLGPAVDDEADVRVALTTPDPDAGTLAARLEDARDLVRLARRHGGPAGVVLARDLGVQRLLTGATDAQALSDFVVEQIGPLVDADRAHGPHGPHGAALLRTLDAYLGHGLSKAATAEALGIRRQSLYGRLERIERLLGVRLDDPGHRAGLVLALTAWRLRTGLDPQAAF; this is encoded by the coding sequence GTGGTCCCGTTGCAGGAGGTGCTGCGGCTGCCGTCGTTCCTGGCCGCCGCCCCCGAGGTGCGGTGCGGCGACGTCGCCGCGGCGCAGGTGCGCTGGGTGCACTCCTCCGAGGTCTACGAGATGGGCGGTCTCCTCGGGGGCGGCGAGCTGCTGCTCACCACCGGCCTGGGCCTCCACGGGCGCAGCGACGCGCAGCTCGCGGCGTACGTCGACGAGCTCGTCGCCGCCGGGTGCGTCGCCCTCGGGCTCGAGCTCGGTCGCTCGCTCCTCGACGTGCCGGCGCCGCTCGAGCGCCGGGCCGCGGAGCGCGGGCTCGTGCTGCTCGTGCTCGGCGCCGGCACCGTCGTGCCCTTCGAGCGGCACGTCGAGGACTTCCACGAGCTCGTGGTCCGCCGACGCACCGCGCCGGGCGGCGGGGAGACGGTGGCGCGGCGGTTCGTGGACCTGGTCGTGCGGGCGGCCGGGCTGCCCGCGCTCCTCGACGAGGTCGCCCGGGCGGCGGGCTGCCAGGTCGAGCTGCACGACCTCGCGGGGCGCCTGGTGGAGCGCAGCCGCATCCGCACGGTGGCGGCGCCCGACGCGACGACGACGGCGCCGGTCGCGGGGGCTCGGGGCGTCCGCGCCGTGCTCGTGCTCCGCGCGGAGGAGGACGGGCTGCGCCGGCGCACCGCCGACGAGGCCGCCGTCGCCGTGGCCCTCGAGCTGGGTCGGCACGCCGACGTCGGCGGCCACGCGTCGGTCGAGCAGGCCCTGGTCACCGACCTCCACGCCGGCGGCCTGGTCTCCACCGCGGAGGTCCTGGCGCGCCTCCGCCACGCGGGCCTGCGGGTCGCCCCCGGCGACCCCCTCGCGACCCTGGCGCTCGACGCCGGCCCCGCGGTCGCGCCCACCGACCTGCTCGCCGCCCTCCAGACCTGCGCCGAGGGCGTCGCCCTGGTGTCGGGCGTGCTCGGCACCCACGTGGTCGGCGTCGTCCGGCTCGCGCCGGGCGGCGACACCAGCGTGCTGCGCCGTCGGCTCGAGGACCTGGCCGCGCGCCTGTCGGGGCACCTCGGCCCGGCCGTCGACGACGAGGCCGACGTGCGGGTGGCGCTCACGACGCCCGACCCGGACGCCGGCACCCTCGCGGCCCGGCTCGAGGACGCGCGGGACCTGGTGCGGCTGGCCCGCCGGCACGGCGGCCCGGCCGGGGTCGTGCTCGCGCGCGACCTGGGGGTGCAGCGGCTCCTCACCGGCGCGACCGACGCGCAGGCCCTCTCCGACTTCGTGGTCGAGCAGATCGGCCCGCTCGTGGACGCCGATCGCGCGCACGGCCCCCACGGCCCCCACGGCGCCGCCCTGCTGCGCACGCTGGACGCCTACCTCGGCCACGGGCTCAGCAAGGCCGCGACCGCGGAGGCTCTCGGGATCCGGCGGCAGTCGCTCTACGGCCGGCTCGAGCGGATCGAGCGCCTGCTGGGGGTGCGGCTGGACGACCCCGGGCACCGCGCCGGGCTCGTCCTCGCGCTCACGGCGTGGCGCCTGCGCACGGGCCTCGACCCGCAGGCCGCGTTCTGA
- a CDS encoding LrgB family protein, producing MTPLLAWQPEATWAWLQGSPLLGVLLTLAAYRVGRAVHHRCGRHPATQPVLVAIVLVSAVLLATGTSYGEYSRGGDLLAFLLGPATVALAVPLHRQAHHLRRLLLPLLVAIPLGVVVSVSTGFWLVTLLGGDEQLAITMAPKAATTPVSLVLSGDAGGIAALTAVLTIGVGIVSAVLGPWLMTLARVRHPHARGVAMGAVSHGIGTSRSLADDPEEGAFAGLAMGLTAFSTAVLLPVLLGLFGA from the coding sequence GTGACCCCGCTCCTCGCCTGGCAGCCCGAGGCGACCTGGGCCTGGCTCCAGGGGTCGCCCCTGCTGGGCGTGCTGCTGACGCTCGCGGCGTACCGGGTCGGACGGGCCGTGCACCACCGTTGCGGCCGGCACCCGGCGACGCAGCCGGTGCTCGTCGCGATCGTCCTCGTCTCGGCGGTGCTGCTGGCGACGGGGACGTCGTACGGCGAGTACTCGCGCGGCGGCGACCTCCTCGCCTTCCTGCTGGGCCCGGCCACGGTGGCGCTCGCGGTGCCGCTGCACCGGCAGGCCCACCACCTCCGCCGGCTGCTCCTGCCGCTGCTCGTCGCGATCCCGCTCGGCGTCGTCGTGTCGGTCAGCACGGGCTTCTGGCTGGTGACGCTGCTCGGCGGGGACGAGCAGCTCGCGATCACGATGGCGCCCAAGGCGGCGACCACGCCCGTGTCGCTGGTGCTCTCCGGGGACGCCGGCGGCATCGCGGCGCTCACCGCCGTGCTGACGATCGGCGTCGGCATCGTCTCCGCGGTGCTCGGCCCCTGGCTGATGACGCTCGCCCGGGTGCGCCACCCCCACGCCCGCGGGGTGGCGATGGGGGCGGTGTCGCACGGGATCGGTACGTCGCGGTCGCTCGCCGACGACCCCGAGGAGGGCGCGTTCGCGGGGTTGGCGATGGGCCTGACGGCGTTCAGCACCGCGGTGCTGCTGCCGGTGTTGCTGGGGTTGTTCGGGGCGTGA
- a CDS encoding glycosyltransferase has product MRIAQLANFIGPASGGMKTAVQALAEGYVAAGADRLLVVPGPTDARYTTDLGEVVQLRAPRVGASYRLIVEPWRVIDALEEFGPTTIEVNDKSTLLPVTRWARRSGVASVLFSHERLDHMLSMRMGLDASVKTTIGLYNKILVRQFDAVVVTSGFARAEFRLPAAAAGCPLVRVPLGVDLETFRPVQAPVEGRGGPLRLVHVGRLSREKSPHLAVATAVELHRRGVDVRLDVYGDGPHLDELRAIAGRAPVTFHGHVAGRAELAARVAAADVALSVCPGETFGLAVLEALACGTPVVTASSGGARELVDEQSGAWAPPRPSALAEAVLAVAARPEAQRRRAARARAEEFPWSATVDRMLAVHEGLGGRAPRALVA; this is encoded by the coding sequence GTGCGCATCGCTCAGCTCGCCAACTTCATCGGCCCTGCCTCGGGAGGGATGAAGACCGCCGTCCAGGCGCTCGCGGAGGGGTACGTCGCGGCCGGCGCCGACCGGCTCCTCGTCGTCCCCGGCCCCACGGACGCCCGCTACACCACCGACCTCGGCGAGGTGGTCCAGCTGCGCGCACCGCGGGTGGGAGCGAGCTACCGCCTCATCGTCGAGCCGTGGCGGGTCATCGACGCCCTCGAGGAGTTCGGGCCGACCACGATCGAGGTCAACGACAAGTCGACCCTCCTGCCCGTCACCCGGTGGGCGCGGCGCAGCGGCGTCGCCTCCGTGCTGTTCTCCCACGAGCGGCTCGACCACATGCTCTCGATGCGCATGGGCCTCGACGCGAGCGTCAAGACCACCATCGGCCTCTACAACAAGATCCTCGTGCGGCAGTTCGACGCCGTCGTCGTCACGTCGGGGTTCGCGCGGGCCGAGTTCCGCCTCCCGGCCGCCGCCGCGGGCTGCCCGCTCGTGCGGGTCCCGCTGGGCGTCGACCTCGAGACCTTCCGCCCCGTCCAGGCCCCCGTGGAGGGACGCGGCGGTCCCCTCCGGCTGGTCCACGTCGGCCGCCTGTCGCGGGAGAAGTCGCCCCACCTCGCCGTCGCGACGGCCGTCGAGCTGCACCGGCGGGGCGTCGACGTCCGGCTCGACGTGTACGGCGACGGGCCCCACCTCGACGAGCTCCGGGCCATCGCGGGCCGGGCGCCCGTGACCTTCCACGGGCACGTCGCCGGTCGCGCCGAGCTGGCCGCCCGCGTCGCCGCCGCCGACGTCGCCCTCTCGGTCTGCCCCGGCGAGACCTTCGGCCTGGCCGTGCTGGAGGCCCTGGCCTGCGGCACCCCCGTCGTCACCGCGTCGTCGGGCGGTGCCCGCGAGCTGGTCGACGAGCAGTCGGGCGCCTGGGCGCCGCCGCGTCCCTCCGCCCTCGCCGAGGCCGTGCTCGCCGTGGCCGCGCGGCCCGAGGCGCAGCGACGACGCGCGGCCCGGGCGCGGGCCGAGGAGTTCCCGTGGAGCGCCACGGTCGACCGCATGCTCGCGGTGCACGAGGGGCTCGGCGGCCGCGCCCCGCGGGCGCTCGTGGCCTGA
- a CDS encoding CidA/LrgA family protein has protein sequence MTSRARPPRPASVVFLDGLLWLLGFWFVGELVVRTFGIPVPGAVVGMLGLFVALQVRRPGPRSATLTAADGLLAHLQLLFIPAGVGIVAFLAVVRDDAVPIVGALLASWAIGLVLVGWVVTLLLPRRGR, from the coding sequence ATGACCTCCCGCGCCCGGCCCCCTCGCCCTGCATCGGTGGTCTTCCTCGACGGCCTCCTGTGGCTGCTCGGCTTCTGGTTCGTCGGTGAGCTCGTGGTGCGCACGTTCGGCATCCCGGTCCCCGGGGCCGTCGTCGGCATGCTCGGCCTGTTCGTCGCCCTCCAGGTGCGCCGACCCGGCCCCCGCTCGGCGACGCTGACCGCCGCGGACGGGCTGCTGGCCCACCTGCAGCTGCTGTTCATCCCGGCCGGGGTGGGCATCGTCGCGTTCCTCGCGGTGGTGCGGGACGACGCCGTGCCGATCGTCGGTGCGCTCCTGGCGTCGTGGGCTATCGGTCTCGTGCTCGTCGGCTGGGTCGTGACGCTCCTGCTGCCGCGGCGGGGCCGGTGA
- a CDS encoding VOC family protein: MTLTLGMITLDTTDPSPLAAWWSAQTGATVEAENDGWFVVLQLPGGPRLGFQKVDDPTPGKNRMHLDLGAASGDLDAEVERLVDAGATLVAERSMGDFRWVTLADPDGNQFCVAEH, encoded by the coding sequence ATGACCCTGACCCTCGGCATGATCACCCTCGACACGACCGACCCGAGCCCCCTCGCGGCGTGGTGGTCGGCGCAGACGGGCGCCACGGTGGAGGCGGAGAACGACGGCTGGTTCGTCGTGCTCCAGCTCCCCGGCGGGCCCCGGCTCGGCTTCCAGAAGGTCGACGACCCGACGCCCGGCAAGAACCGGATGCACCTGGACCTCGGGGCTGCCTCCGGTGACCTCGACGCCGAGGTGGAGCGTCTCGTCGACGCCGGGGCGACGCTGGTGGCGGAGCGCTCGATGGGCGACTTCCGCTGGGTCACGCTGGCGGATCCCGACGGCAACCAGTTCTGCGTCGCGGAGCACTGA
- a CDS encoding DNA-3-methyladenine glycosylase I, giving the protein MARCPWAARPGPMRDYHDTEWGVPVAGRGVDRETAYFERLTLEAFQSGLSWSTILAKRPAFREAFAGFDVARVAAYGDEERAALLADARIVRNRAKVDATIVNAGAVLAMREEGPEVFADLLESFRPEETPAPRVVAEVPTTSPGSLALSKALKKRGLTFVGPTTMHALMEATGLVDTHLVACHRRGVGRAGSR; this is encoded by the coding sequence GTGGCGCGCTGCCCGTGGGCAGCACGCCCGGGGCCGATGCGGGACTACCACGACACGGAGTGGGGCGTCCCCGTCGCGGGTCGCGGCGTCGATCGCGAGACGGCCTACTTCGAGCGCCTGACGCTCGAGGCCTTCCAGTCGGGCCTGTCGTGGTCGACGATCCTGGCCAAGCGCCCGGCCTTCCGGGAGGCATTCGCCGGGTTCGACGTGGCGCGGGTCGCGGCGTACGGCGACGAGGAGCGCGCGGCGCTCCTGGCCGACGCCCGCATCGTGCGCAACCGCGCGAAGGTCGACGCGACGATCGTGAACGCAGGCGCGGTGCTGGCGATGCGGGAGGAGGGCCCGGAGGTCTTTGCCGACCTGCTGGAGTCGTTCCGTCCCGAGGAGACGCCCGCGCCGCGGGTGGTCGCCGAGGTGCCCACCACGTCGCCGGGGTCGCTGGCGCTCAGCAAGGCGCTGAAGAAGCGAGGCCTGACCTTCGTCGGGCCGACCACCATGCACGCGCTGATGGAGGCGACGGGGCTCGTCGACACGCACCTGGTGGCGTGCCACCGGCGCGGGGTGGGGCGAGCCGGGTCCCGCTGA
- a CDS encoding cation transporter — protein sequence MSAARGADEAGERGYPRSRFGHTDLPEEQASALRRAVRLEIATLAFMVTAVVVVFLTMGSSQAMQNAWAEDLLALIPPLAFLVAVRRARKRPTSDHPYGFHRATGVGHLTAAVALLAVGVSLVVDSGLGLLRAEHPPIGTTELLGHAVWSGWLMIAAMVYTGIGPFVLGRLKLPLAEQLHDKVLYADADMQKADWMTALGTIVGVIGIGLGLWWADAAAALLIAGSIVHDGWRNLRAASSGLMDRRARTFDDEHPHPLTLAVDEVLARQDWVVDSRSRVRDQGHVFHVEAFVRPRPGRHVDIDDLETAVDRLRELDWKINDVVLMPVRELPETIPDPSRDQD from the coding sequence GTGAGTGCGGCCCGGGGTGCGGACGAGGCGGGGGAGCGCGGCTACCCCCGCTCACGGTTCGGCCACACCGACCTGCCCGAGGAGCAGGCTTCGGCCCTGCGCCGCGCCGTACGCCTGGAGATCGCCACGCTGGCGTTCATGGTCACCGCCGTGGTCGTCGTCTTCCTCACCATGGGCAGCTCGCAGGCCATGCAGAACGCGTGGGCCGAGGACCTCCTGGCGCTGATCCCGCCGCTGGCGTTCCTCGTCGCCGTGCGTCGGGCGCGCAAGCGGCCGACCAGCGACCACCCGTACGGCTTCCACCGCGCCACCGGGGTCGGCCACCTCACGGCCGCGGTCGCGCTCCTGGCGGTCGGGGTCAGCCTCGTCGTCGACTCCGGGCTGGGGCTGCTGCGTGCCGAGCACCCACCGATCGGCACGACCGAGCTGTTGGGCCACGCCGTGTGGTCGGGCTGGTTGATGATCGCCGCGATGGTCTACACCGGCATCGGCCCGTTCGTCCTCGGCCGGCTCAAGCTGCCGCTGGCCGAGCAGCTGCACGACAAGGTGCTCTACGCCGACGCCGACATGCAGAAGGCGGACTGGATGACCGCCCTCGGCACCATCGTCGGGGTGATCGGCATCGGTCTGGGCCTCTGGTGGGCGGACGCGGCTGCGGCGCTGCTGATCGCCGGCTCGATCGTCCACGACGGGTGGCGCAACCTGCGTGCTGCCTCGAGCGGGCTCATGGACCGCCGCGCCCGCACCTTCGACGACGAGCACCCCCACCCGCTCACGCTCGCCGTCGACGAGGTCCTCGCCCGTCAGGACTGGGTGGTCGACAGCAGGTCCCGCGTCCGCGACCAGGGCCACGTCTTCCACGTCGAGGCGTTCGTGCGGCCCCGGCCGGGACGGCACGTCGACATCGACGATCTCGAGACCGCCGTCGACAGGCTGCGGGAGCTGGACTGGAAGATCAACGACGTCGTCCTCATGCCCGTGCGCGAGCTCCCCGAGACCATCCCCGACCCCAGCCGGGACCAGGACTGA
- a CDS encoding transporter substrate-binding domain-containing protein gives MNPEPAPGRCSPSVWVLLALVITLLSACGLSIPTDPDGTLDAVRRDGVLRAGASPSPGWVETGTDAPTGREPELVEGFADHLGARVEWTVAGEEHLVEMLEKGELDLVVGGLSDQNAWTSKAAPTRPYTEERTADGARAHVMLVPMGENAFQSELERWLDGATS, from the coding sequence GTGAATCCTGAGCCGGCACCGGGGCGGTGCTCGCCGTCCGTCTGGGTCCTGCTGGCCCTCGTCATCACCCTGCTGTCGGCGTGCGGTCTCTCCATCCCGACCGATCCTGACGGCACGCTGGACGCCGTGCGGCGCGACGGCGTGCTGCGCGCGGGGGCTTCGCCGAGCCCCGGGTGGGTGGAGACCGGGACCGACGCCCCCACGGGTCGTGAGCCCGAGCTGGTCGAGGGCTTCGCGGACCACCTCGGGGCGCGTGTCGAGTGGACGGTGGCGGGCGAGGAGCACCTCGTCGAGATGCTCGAGAAGGGCGAGCTCGACCTCGTGGTCGGTGGGCTCAGCGACCAGAACGCCTGGACCTCGAAGGCGGCACCGACCCGCCCGTACACGGAGGAGCGGACGGCGGACGGCGCGAGGGCGCACGTGATGCTGGTGCCGATGGGCGAGAACGCCTTCCAGTCGGAGCTCGAGCGCTGGCTCGACGGGGCGACGTCGTGA
- a CDS encoding xylulokinase — MPEPTPPVATAEPGVPTYVGVDIGSTTTKAIAFSADGSPLASGSAGYEISRPAPERAEQEGHDWIDAVDACVARLAAQVDLGPVRAIGVTSQVDTHVPVDAALRPLRPALLWQDVRTAATAEALNERLGPEGRLAGWGDERPIDASNPVPRALWLAEHEPDVWAATRWLLLPKDLVVAWLTGAPSADPLGSFKVVGPDGRYVAGVAHAPGLAERLAPLASPEVPAGRTVRPWHGIPAGTVVATGTMDAFGNVLGSGLHEVGHTMATIGTSVIVAALGADGTPAPGVVAFAPFRSRHVHAGPTQSGGDSLRWWARLSGHSVEEVVAAAATAAPGCGGVVFAPHLMGERAPLWDDHVRAWFTGMSSSTTFADLSRAVLEGVAYSLRELLEAVEVATPRAEALTLSGGGSRSELWCQIAADVTGRVVRRSREADTAVVGAATLAASALTGDDPWRAAASLAQVDRVFEPDPGVTATYDELFALYRQTYAALGPVHDRLAAHRSTTPGGTP, encoded by the coding sequence GTGCCTGAGCCCACGCCCCCGGTGGCGACGGCGGAGCCGGGCGTCCCGACGTACGTCGGCGTCGACATCGGCAGCACGACCACGAAGGCCATCGCGTTCAGCGCCGACGGGTCGCCCCTCGCCTCGGGCTCGGCGGGCTACGAGATCAGCCGGCCGGCGCCCGAGCGCGCGGAGCAGGAGGGCCACGACTGGATCGACGCCGTCGACGCGTGCGTCGCGCGGCTCGCCGCGCAGGTGGACCTCGGCCCGGTCCGGGCGATCGGTGTCACCAGCCAGGTCGACACCCACGTGCCGGTCGACGCGGCGCTCCGCCCGCTCCGCCCGGCCCTGCTGTGGCAGGACGTGCGGACGGCCGCCACGGCCGAGGCCCTCAACGAGCGCCTCGGCCCCGAGGGCCGGCTCGCCGGCTGGGGGGACGAGCGGCCCATCGACGCCTCCAACCCGGTGCCGCGCGCGCTGTGGCTCGCCGAGCACGAGCCCGACGTGTGGGCCGCCACCCGGTGGCTCCTCCTCCCGAAGGACCTCGTCGTCGCGTGGCTGACCGGCGCGCCGTCCGCCGACCCCCTGGGGTCGTTCAAGGTGGTCGGCCCCGACGGGCGGTACGTCGCCGGGGTCGCCCACGCACCGGGCCTCGCCGAGCGCCTCGCGCCCCTGGCGTCGCCGGAGGTGCCCGCGGGGCGCACCGTGCGGCCGTGGCACGGGATCCCGGCCGGCACCGTGGTCGCCACGGGGACGATGGACGCCTTCGGCAACGTCCTCGGCTCGGGCCTGCACGAGGTCGGCCACACGATGGCGACGATCGGGACGTCGGTCATCGTGGCCGCCCTCGGCGCCGACGGCACACCCGCGCCGGGCGTCGTCGCCTTCGCCCCGTTCCGCTCGCGGCACGTGCACGCCGGCCCCACCCAGTCCGGCGGGGACTCGCTGCGCTGGTGGGCGCGGCTGTCGGGGCACTCGGTCGAGGAGGTCGTCGCCGCGGCCGCGACCGCCGCTCCCGGCTGCGGCGGTGTGGTCTTCGCGCCGCACCTCATGGGCGAGCGGGCCCCGCTGTGGGACGACCACGTCCGGGCCTGGTTCACCGGGATGAGCTCGTCGACCACGTTCGCGGACCTCTCGCGCGCCGTGCTGGAGGGCGTCGCGTACTCCCTGCGCGAGCTGCTGGAGGCCGTCGAGGTGGCGACCCCGCGGGCCGAGGCGCTGACGTTGTCGGGCGGCGGCTCGCGCAGCGAGCTGTGGTGCCAGATCGCCGCCGACGTCACCGGCCGGGTCGTCCGACGCTCCCGCGAGGCCGACACCGCCGTCGTCGGCGCGGCGACGCTGGCCGCCTCGGCCCTCACGGGCGACGACCCGTGGCGGGCCGCTGCGAGCCTCGCCCAGGTCGACCGCGTCTTCGAGCCCGACCCGGGCGTCACCGCGACGTACGACGAGCTGTTCGCCCTCTACCGCCAGACCTACGCGGCGCTGGGCCCCGTCCACGACCGGCTCGCCGCGCACCGCTCGACCACCCCAGGAGGAACCCCGTGA